ACCATATTCATAATCAGAAAATCGATAATTGTAATACCAATCAAAACCGGTATTGCAATTAGAATTCGTTTCACGATATATCGAGTCATAGGGTTACTCCCTTCGTTACAATGATTTTGCCAATATCGGGCAGGCAGCAAGATGGGAACTGCCGGGGAATACTGGTTTTAATTCAGGCGCTTTCGTTCTACATTGCTCGGTGGCATAAGGACAGCGGGAAACAAACCGGCATCCGGTATATAAAACAGTGTTAGAAGGGATTTCTCCCTGCAAAATGATTCTTTGTCTGCTTCGATCCCTTGGATCCGGTACGGGTGCAGCATTGCATAATGCCTTAGTATACGGATGCACCGGATTCTGAAACAATTCCTTTGCATCTGCTATCTCAACAATCTTGCCAAGATACATTACTGCAATACGATTACTGATATAATTCACTGCATCCAATCCATGACCAATGAATAAATAGGTTAAATTCAATTCCTTTTGTAATCCTCGAAGCAGATTTAATATTTGTGCCTGAATAGAAACATCCAGTGCGCTTACCGGTTCATCGCAAATAATCAAACGAGGATTAAGAGATAATGCTTTCGCTATCCCGATTCTTTGCCTTTGCCCTCCGGAGAATTCGTGGGGATATCTTTCCTTACTATTCTTAGGCAAACCCACCATATCTAACAGTCGGTCCACTTCTTTATCGACTGTCTTTCTAGTGCAGATTTTATGATAAAGAATAGGAGCAGATATAATGTCCTTAATGCGCTTTCTTGGATTTAGAGAGGAGAATGGGTCCTGAAATACCATCTGTATTTCTGTACGCATTTGCTTCATTTGATTTCCTGTAATATTGGTAATCTCCTGACCATCATAAATGATACTCCCTGCTGTGGGCTTCTCCAAGGCTACCAGCTGTCGACCGATGGTAGATTTTCCGCATCCAGATTCACCAACTAATCCAAGGGTCTCCCCTGAATATATATCAAAATCAACACCATCAACTGCATAAACCTGACCTATGGTGTGGGAGATGATGCCGTCACGAATGGGATAGTATTTTTTAAGCCCCTGTACTTCAAGTAAAGGTTTTTCATTCCTATTCATTCCTAATCTCCTCCATCCCCCTTGACCTCCAGCAACGAGCCCAATGATTACGTCCTGCCTCTATCATTTCCTGGGCAGAGTTACATTCTGCTACTGCATAGGGACATCGATTTGAGAAACGACATCCGGTCATTTCGCCATAATGCTCCGGTACAGTACCTCTAATGGTAGCCAATTCCTGATTCTCTTCTCGGATGCTTGGTATTGATTTTAACAATGCCTGAGTATATGGATGCTTTGGATTTTCGAACAAATCAAACACACCTGCTTCTTCCACAATCTGACCTGCGTACATTACCTGTACACGATCTGCCATCTCCGCCACTAACCCCATATCATGGGTAATTAGAATAATCGACATCTTCAACTCATTCTTCAGCTGCTTTAACAGCTGCATGATCTGAGCCTGTATGGTTACATCCAGTGCAGTAGTCGGTTCGTCAGCGATTAACAGCTTCGGATTACAAGCAAGGGCCATCGCAATGATGACCCTCTGTCTCATCCCCCCGGATAAGGTGTGAGGATATTTACTCATGATGGAAGCAGGCTCTGGTAAGCCCACCTTTGCCAAAAGACTAATTGCTCGTTCTTTTGCTGCTTTCTTATCAAGATTCATATGAGCACGCATAGTCTCTATGAGCTGCGAACCGATGGTAAACACCGGATTTAGGCTGGTCATGGCATCCTGAAAAATCATGGATAAAGAATTACCACGAATTTGATCCATCTCTTTTTCTGTCTTGTTAATCAGGTCTTCACCATCAAAGGTAATTCGCCCGCCGGTTATTCTTCCTGTTTTCCCCAGAAGTCCTATAACGGACAACAGTGTAACGCTTTTACCGGATCCAGATTCTCCTACTATGCAAAGGATTTCTCCCGGATTGACAGCCAGACTTACCTTGTCAATGCATTTAAATTCTATCCTATCACCGATAAAAGCCACTTCAAGCTCCTCGACCTTTAATAAAGGAGTCATTATTCTGTCACATCCCATTCATGAACATTGATAAAGGATCCGTATACATCAGGTGTTGCATTAACTAAGCGCTTGTTTGCAGCACCTATGGCACTGATGACATAGGCTGAAAGCATCGGTACCTCCTGTTGCGCAATCGTATCAATGGTCAGGTATTTATCTTTAATTTCATTTACATCGCTGGTTAGCTGTGTTTCAGCCAATGCCTGAGATACTGTATCATTGACATATCCTGTCCATCCATCCGTAGATAATAACCAGTTAATATCCGGGTACGGATCCACAGGAGCGTAGGTATACTGAACTGCCAGAAGATCAAAGTCTTTACTGCCGGCTTTTGTCATCAGGGTTGATAAATCAACCGTAGTTACCTGTATCTTGATGCCGACTTCTAATAGCTTTGCTGCAATATAATCTGCAGCCTGAGTAAAGGTAGTATCTCCACTATTGACATAGAAGTTTAATGTCCTGGATGAATCCCAACCATCTGCTTCTGCTTGCTGTACTAATTCCTTTGCTTTTTCAGGATCATAACTAATCGGTGTTAATTCGGAAGCATAAAATGGGCTGGCACTGGATAAAAATCCATCTACAATCTCACCCTTCCCATTTAAAAAGCCAGTAAGAAGTGATTGACGATCAATTCCATATAATATAGCCTGTCGAATACGTACATCGGATACGCTATTGGTATTAAAGAATACGGACTGATTAGTTACTGGTGCACCATAATTTACTGTGATATTGGTAAGTGCTTCAATATTGGCATAATCCTCTTGAAGAACATTTCCTGTTGTCTGCTGTATAAAATCGATTTCTCCGGATTGCAGACTAGTGAGCAGCTGTGCGGAGGTTACAATCTTAATATTCAGCTTATCTATCTTGGGCTGACCTTTAAAATATTTATCATTCGCCTCATACGATACAAAATGCTGTAAGTCATATGCGGTAATACGATATGGTCCGCTAACCACAGTGGGTGCACTGAACCATTCATAAGAAGCCAGCTGATCCTCGGGAACATCCTTTAAAATATGCTTTGGTAGTGTTAATATATATCTTCCGTAGGTATTCTGAAAAGTGGTTAATGCCATTGGATACTTTGTAGTAAACTCAACTGTCTTATTGTCGATCACCTTTACACCAGGAATCTCAGTTGCTCCCTCTTCCACAAATCCATCATCGCCAATACCTTCAAAAGCATAGAGTGCCATACTTGCATTGGCTAACTTGGGGCTCGCCAGTCGTAAAACGGTAAATGCCACATCCTCAGCGGTTACAGGCTGACCATCAGACCAGTTTGCCTTCTCATCAATTGTCACTTTAAAATGAATATTGTCCTCTGTTGTAATGGAAGATGCCAGCATTCCTTCAAATTCCAGATTACGATTCAATTCCACCAAAGGTAAAAACTCTAATGCCATTGCATATTTTAATATTTCGGTTGCATCCATTAATAATGGGTTAATGCTGCTTAAAGAATCCGTCACTCCTATATTAACCATCTTTTCGC
The nucleotide sequence above comes from Variimorphobacter saccharofermentans. Encoded proteins:
- a CDS encoding ABC transporter ATP-binding protein, with the protein product MTPLLKVEELEVAFIGDRIEFKCIDKVSLAVNPGEILCIVGESGSGKSVTLLSVIGLLGKTGRITGGRITFDGEDLINKTEKEMDQIRGNSLSMIFQDAMTSLNPVFTIGSQLIETMRAHMNLDKKAAKERAISLLAKVGLPEPASIMSKYPHTLSGGMRQRVIIAMALACNPKLLIADEPTTALDVTIQAQIMQLLKQLKNELKMSIILITHDMGLVAEMADRVQVMYAGQIVEEAGVFDLFENPKHPYTQALLKSIPSIREENQELATIRGTVPEHYGEMTGCRFSNRCPYAVAECNSAQEMIEAGRNHWARCWRSRGMEEIRNE
- a CDS encoding ABC transporter substrate-binding protein codes for the protein MKHSKWNKWIAVFLTLIITVSLTACGKESTTNESNKETKNTTQTGEKMVNIGVTDSLSSINPLLMDATEILKYAMALEFLPLVELNRNLEFEGMLASSITTEDNIHFKVTIDEKANWSDGQPVTAEDVAFTVLRLASPKLANASMALYAFEGIGDDGFVEEGATEIPGVKVIDNKTVEFTTKYPMALTTFQNTYGRYILTLPKHILKDVPEDQLASYEWFSAPTVVSGPYRITAYDLQHFVSYEANDKYFKGQPKIDKLNIKIVTSAQLLTSLQSGEIDFIQQTTGNVLQEDYANIEALTNITVNYGAPVTNQSVFFNTNSVSDVRIRQAILYGIDRQSLLTGFLNGKGEIVDGFLSSASPFYASELTPISYDPEKAKELVQQAEADGWDSSRTLNFYVNSGDTTFTQAADYIAAKLLEVGIKIQVTTVDLSTLMTKAGSKDFDLLAVQYTYAPVDPYPDINWLLSTDGWTGYVNDTVSQALAETQLTSDVNEIKDKYLTIDTIAQQEVPMLSAYVISAIGAANKRLVNATPDVYGSFINVHEWDVTE
- a CDS encoding ABC transporter ATP-binding protein is translated as MNRNEKPLLEVQGLKKYYPIRDGIISHTIGQVYAVDGVDFDIYSGETLGLVGESGCGKSTIGRQLVALEKPTAGSIIYDGQEITNITGNQMKQMRTEIQMVFQDPFSSLNPRKRIKDIISAPILYHKICTRKTVDKEVDRLLDMVGLPKNSKERYPHEFSGGQRQRIGIAKALSLNPRLIICDEPVSALDVSIQAQILNLLRGLQKELNLTYLFIGHGLDAVNYISNRIAVMYLGKIVEIADAKELFQNPVHPYTKALCNAAPVPDPRDRSRQRIILQGEIPSNTVLYTGCRFVSRCPYATEQCRTKAPELKPVFPGSSHLAACPILAKSL